CGCGTCAAAATGTGCCGAATTTAGCCGGCACATCGATTGAAGGCGTGGCAAAAGGTGGCTACACGGTGGTTGAGTCTGAGGGAACACCGGATATTATCTTGATTGGTACGGGTTCAGAAGTGAGCCTGTGCGTAACAGCAGCCGAGAAACTCACGGCTGAAGGTAAAAAAGTCCGTGTCGTTTCGATGCCTTCAACCGAAGTGTTTGATGGACAAGATGCGGCTTACAAAGAGTCTATTCTGCCGAAATCTGTCACCAAGCGCTTGGTTGTAGAAGCTGCCGCTAGCTTCGGCTGGCACAAGTACGTGGGAATGGAAGGCGATACAGTCAGTATTGATCGCTTTGGTGCTTCTGCTCCTGGCGGTGTCTGTCTAGAGAAGTTTGGCTTCAGCGCTGACAATGTTTTAGCGAAGGCAAAAGCACTGTTGGGCTAAAACCTAAGTAATCGTTTCTTGTGGGGTAGGCATGATGCCTGCCCCTTTTTTTATGGGTAGCGAAGATAGCCCGGATGAATGGGAATAAGTATTATTTTAGGGCTGTTGGGTATTATTGTGCCGGCCACTACCAATCCGTGCATTTACTAAAGATTATTGGTGGCATCAGGTTACAGCTTAATGATTATTCATCAACTGGACTTGATATCAATGAAGAAGCAATTAATCTGCATTTCACTCACAAATGTGTTTGGTATGATGGCTAAGCTTGCTCATGCACAATAAACTCATGTGATCATGCACAAATACCTCATCGAAGCTCTTGCTGTTATTACCGCAGGAACTTTAGGTCTATCTGCCTTAATCCTGCCATCACCGGCAAGAAGCCAGGAAACAAAAGAATCTTGTGAACTTGGCATTCTAAATGCAAAAAATCGCATCGAAGAGGGGAGAGATATCACAGTCATCACGAATGTTATTGATGCCAGTAAAAAATATCCTGATCACCCTGATAATCGCCCAAGGATTGTTATGATTGCAGTTGATGGTATCGCTGCTGACTCAATCATGGTATCGCCAGTGTTTCGCAGGGCAATCACCTCTGAAATTATCAAATCTTGCAATTCTGTGGGTGCAGTTACCTTTAATCGATATCAAACTTCGTGGCTTATTACGGTTGGTTTGATGAAAGATGGTAGTATCCAAAACTTTCAATGTCTGCTTAAAGATCGGAGAACAGCCCGTCCCTCCTGGGGCGAAGAATGGTGCGATATTTGAGCCGGCCTAAAAGGTTATAGCACATAAATTCCCCTACGGTTGGTTTAGATTATACAGGGGTTCTCAGGTGCTTAAACTAAACGATAGGGGAATTTAGAGCGCTCACTTCATCACCTGAGCCGTTAAAGCAAGTCAATCCTATGCGCTAGTAATACTTGTCAGCCGTTTGTAGAGTTTGAGTGACACAGCAGTGCAGCAGATCTCGCTCAATTGTCGCGGACCAACTCAATTTTTTTCTAACAAATTCCGCATTCTTTTTACGGGAATATTCCTTAAACTATCCTAACTTTATTAAGCACAACTTAATACAAAGGAAGAAACAACTCAATTGCATTACTGTCATCATCGCCTCTGGCCTAATGACTCAGTTTACTTATGCACAAACTCAGTCATATCCAACCGATGAAGAAATCCAAAAATTGATGCCTGAGGTTTACCGGCAAGTTGAATATTGGAATCAATATAAGGAACCTGAACGTCAAAAGGAGGCTAAAGCATTTGCCGCAACTTGGGTACATGGGCTAGCCATAGCTTCTTTTCTAGAAAAATAGTCAGCATGGGAAGAAACAATGAATATTTATCCTTCAACCACAGAGGGTCAGGTCTGTATAATTAATCACTATGGGACTGCACAAGCAGTTAGTTTGAGTTTAGGAAATGTTTTTAATCAGCGAATCTATAGTGACAACCATGAAGTCATTTTCCTAGAAGGAAACTATGCAGGAGTTGCAGGGAGCAGAAATCAACCAGGCGTGAACGTTTATCGTTTATTTGCGCCGGCTCAAGTGCGGACTCGTGCATTTTGGAGAGATTGGCCTGAAGGTTATCGGGTCATGGAGCAATTTAATGCAGCCGGCTGTATTGCTTTTTCTTCTAATTAATTACCCGTCAGCAAAGAATTTGAAACCCATGTAGAATTAGGGCAATTTTCAATTCAGTTTGAGTCTAGTTGCAAGAGGATGATTCCTGTGGGGAGTAGGAATTTTAGCCGGGTTTCAACAAAAATTGAGCGATTAGTCTGCCACTAACAACATTAAATAGCTCAGTTTCAGGAAATTGAATAAAGTGCCTAGCTAAATGCGAAAACCCCAAGTTTAAGTTTGTAGTTAAACCAGTAGTCAGGAAATCTTACCCGTTGTAGATCTATCGGAAAAGGAGCCGGTTATGCAGTTATTACCTTACTCTAGCTTTACCGTTAAAACCCAAGCTTCCTTGCCGGCTGTCATCGACAAGCTCAATGCCCAAATCGAAGCGCCAAAGGCAATACGATGGGGTGTTTCTCGCAATCATGCTCCCTATGAAGGCACGATCAATGATTCGGGATTTGATATCCGTCGCATTATTCACTACCGAAACTCGTTTTTACCAAAGATCCGGGGGAGATTTGAGCCGTTCTCTCAAGGAACACTTATTCATGTCACCCTGCGGTTGCCTCCCTTTATCATCGCTTTCCTACTTTTTTGGTGTGCAGTCTGGTACAGCATTGCGATCCCGTTTTTTCTGTTCGGGGCGTTATCTGGGGATGTGGATGCCTTCCTAGCCTTCCAATTTGTAGGACTGCCGGTTCTTATATTATTTGCCTTGTGGTGCGGCTTTTGGTATGAAGCAAATCGCAGCCGGCACGAGTTAACCCAAATTATTTTAGGAGAACCACTCGTTAATCAGTCAGGTAAAGCCTCTTTTACCGGCTCGCGGATTCTAATGGTAGCCGTCATTCTTCTCTCGAACATTCTCCTTTGGCACTTTTCCCCAATTTTTCATCAACAAAGATCGTCTTCTATCGTCCCGAACTATTGTTCTCAAAAGACAACCCAGTCCCCTTACTGCAATTTCTCCGTTATTCGCACCATAAAAGGACATCCCGCAGCCTCTACTTTTGCAATCAGTGCTGATGGTAAAACCCTGGTTAGTGGGGGGGAAGATAAAGCGATTAAAATCTGGGATTTGCAAACCGGACAGTTAAGAAAAACACTTCAGAGCGATTCAGGTAAAATTGACGCTGTGGCAATTGCTCCCGATAGTAAAACCGTTGTCACCGGCAGTGGAGATCGCATGGTTCGCATCTGGGATATTACCTCAAACCAGCGCCCCCAGATCCTCAAGGGACATTCTAGCGATATCCGTCAGGTCGAGATTTCATCTGATGGAAAAACCATTATTAGTCGCGCTTATGAGGAACTTAAAATGTGGGATCTGACAACCGGCGAGCTAAAAGCAACAGTGCCTAATTCGTCTCCAACAGAGTTCACAATTGGTTCAGTTTCGATTAAAAACGGGCCTCCACCTTTTTATCCCTTAGCCATCAGTCCGGATGGCAAAATAGCATTGGTAGAATTGGACAGTCAACTGGTGGTGTGGGATTTGGCGACCAACCGGCAAACAATTCTCCCTAAAAAATGGAATTTTGAATCGATTGGCACTTCACGGATCAGTTTGGATGGACAAACAGTCGTCACCACTTCATCGTCTAGCAAACCAGTCAATCTGAAAGTATGGGATCTGAAAACGGGAAAGGTTAAGGCACGTACAAAGCTGAATTTTTCTCCGAAAGAAAATCATCTCTCTAACATTATTCTCAGTCAAGATCGCATCATTGCCGGCACTTACAAGGGGCTGGCGGTGTGGAATCTGCAAACAGCGGAATTAGAAACCATTTTGGACAAACATAAGATGAGGAATTTAGTGATTAGTCCTGATGGCAAATTATTAGCCGGGATGATCGGCGATCCATACTCTCGCAATAGTCAAATTAAAATATTGCAGCGTCCATAAATTCTCTCCACTCAAGACTATGGACTGAAATCAGCAAGATTATCCTAATTCCGCAACAGGTCTACTAAATAAACAGTTCGCTATAACCTTTCATGTCTATTTGCTCCATTCGTCCCATGCTGCCTTCGCCACTTTTGCGATGACTTCCTCACGTATCGCATCGTTTGCCTTAGAATCTGAAACAAAAACTGCGATTGCTAAATGTCGTCCATTCGGTAGCGTCACAAGTCCCACATCATTTGTTGCAGCCGTCACTCCATTTACAGTAGCCGAAGTACCCGTTTTGTGCGCCACAACCGTCCCATCAGGCAACAGTCCTTTAATGCGCTTTGAACCTGTCGTTGTCTCTGTCATCAATTGCAGCAATAAAGCTTGACTAGATTTTGAAAGCCCTTTTCCCTCATGAAAAGCGCGTAACAAAACAACGGCGGCATCAGGCGTTGCATAGTTACGATACTGCACTGTTGTGTCTTGCCCTAGCTCCTTCTCCGTGTTAGCAACAACGATATCGTTTACGCCAAGATCACGCAAATACTGGGTGACAATCCTGGGTTCACCGATGAGTCGTAACAGCACATCAGAAGCCGTATTATCACTTTCAGAAACCGTGTACTTCAATAGTTCAGCCAGACTAAATTCCATTCCCTGTGATTTCTCATCTAGAATCCGACTACCCTGGACGACATCGCTGTTTTCAATACGAATTTTTTGGTCTAGCTTCAGTTTTCCTTGGTCTACTTGAGCCAGAACAGCCATTGCAATGGGAAACTTGTAAACGCTTTGCATCGGAAATTGCTGATTTCCATTCAGAGTCACTGATTCTCCGGTTTCTAGCACTGTGGCTGTAACCCCAACCCGCCCTTGAGCAGCATGAGAGATTTGTTCAATCCGCTCACGTAATTCGTTCCTGCGATCAGCGTTGGATGTTGCGATCCCGCTCGGCGCACTTGTTTGGTTGTTGGGGGTGTCTTCTCTATTACTGGAGTTAATGCTTGTGCAACCAATAGTCAGTAAAAACAAGCAAAATGTGTAAAGCCAAGTTTTTTTAATCACTAGAATCATGTCAATACTTCTTGGTTAGGGTTAAGCCGTATTAAGGATAGAAAAAGTTAGGAGTACGACATCTATCCAAGTTAATATATTAGCTTCTCCTGTTTGATTTAACCCACTTTTCTTTTTTCCGCCAGAGGTCTAATGATCATCAAGGAAAAAAAACTTGTCGAGTGCCGGCATCTTGCCCGCTAGAAATCTGACAACCTATTTAGGATTGCTATAGTTTTATGGGAACTTGCTAGGAACTCTGATAAAAACTTTTCCCAGTGTCATTTTCATTTGCCTGGTTTCTAGAAAAGAATCTACTTGCTCAGCTAACTTGCTAAGTCAGTCGCCTAAATAATTGCCGGTTTTGAGACTGTAGGCGGCACTTGTTAAAGCTCAAGTCGAAACAGAGGTTGAACATCAGAAGCGAAATTCATTTTATTGGAAGCAAATGAGATGCTTAAACTCATTATCTCCATCCCATCGCTCTACTCGAATCTAGTGAAGAACTTAGCGTAGAGCAGATAGGGTTGACAGTCGGATGCGCCCTTCGTGTGGGTTTTTAAGATTTTTGCAATAGCTCTAGGGTAAACTCAGATGTTGCACGTTGAATCGGGTTTCCCCTGTACGGAGATTTAAAGCTTGGGTATAGAACTTCGCAGTTATGTATTTTTAGACAGCTTGCAGCCTCAGCACGCGGCTTATATGGGGACAGTTGCGTTGGGTTTCCTGCCATTGCCCGGTGATACTTCCTTGTGGATTGAAATCTCACCTGGCATTGAAATTAACCGCATTACCGATATTGCACTGAAAGCCACCTCGGTACGTCCTGGGGTGCAAGTTGTGGAACGACTTTATGGGCTTTTAGAAATTCATTCCAGCCGGCAAGGCGACACCCGAACTGCCGGTAAAGCGATTTTGGACGCTTTGGGAGTCAGTGCAAGGGACTGCCTGAAACCCCGAATCGTTTCTAGTCAAATTATCCGTAACATCGATGCCCACCAAACCCAACTGATTAATCGCACGAGACGCGGACAGATGATTTTAGCAGGGCAAACACTTTATGTCTTAGAAGTGCAGCCGGCAGCATACGCCGCCCTAGCCGCGAATGAAGCAGAAAAAGCCGCCTTGATTAATATCCTGGAAATTCAAGCAGTGGGCAGCTTTGGACGCCTCTATTTGGGCGGAGAAGAACGAGATATTATGGCCGGCTCTCAAGCAGCGGTGGCAGCGATTGAAAATGTAGTTGGGCGAGAAAATCCTGCCGGTGGAAACGAATAACCAACCTCTCAGGTCAGCGTAAATTTTGGTATCACAACTTGTTACAGTCTTTGTTGGCACTGCTGGATTTGAAGCAAAGGAAACTTTAGATGGCAAACCTAGAGCATCTCGCACAACTGGAGAAAGGTGCAGTGAGATGGATTGAGTGGAAAACGAAAAACCCAGACTTAGAACCGGACTTGAGCGAAGCAAACCTCAGCAATGCTAACCTCAGAGGTGCCAACCTGCGCGGCGTTAACTTAAGAGGGGCTGATTTGTGCAAAACCAAACTCATTGCAGCCGATCTGTGCCATGCTAACCTGACTAGCGCGAACCTCTACGAAGCTGAACTCATCGATGCTTACCTGATTGAAGCGAACCTCAGCATTGCTAGCCTGATCAAAGCGAATTTGACGCGATCTGATCTCACAAATGCTAACTTGGTGGGAGCCGATCTCACTGGCGCTAACCTCAGTAGTGCCGATCTCACTCATGCTAACCTAATCGCAACGAACCTCAGAGAAGCGAACCTCAGCAGCGCCGATCTCAGTGATGCTCAGCTTAACAGAACCAACCTCAGCAGCGCTAAGTTGATTGCAGCAAACCTCAGCCATGCAAACCTCAGCAATGCCAACCTCCACGAAGCTGAATTGATCAACGCCCATCTTTACAAAGCTGACCTGCAAAAAGCAAATCTGATCGAGGCGCATCTCAGTAGCGCTTACCTCTTTGGGGCTAACTTGAGTTTGGCCGATCTTTACAAAGCTGATTTTAGATGGGCAAATTTAAGCAAAGCAAATCTGGCTGGGGCTGATTTAAGAGGGGCTAACCTCAGAGGCGCTAACCTCAGCAAAGCGAACTTGGCTGGGGCTGATTTAAGAGGGGCTAACCTCAGAGGCGCTAACCTCAGCAAAGCAAATATTGAGGAAGCCAATCTCATTGAGGCTAACCTTGAACAGGCTAATCTGAGTAATACAAAGCTTCACAGGACAGTGATGCCGGATGGGGCAATTCACCCTTAAATTGCAGCTGCTAAAGGCTGGAATAGCAAGTCATTGACCTCTAAATTTCTTTAAATAGCAATCAGCCAACGATCTGAAAAATCCTTAAGCGAGTGAGCAATGAGTACCAATTGGCGAGGTTATCGAATAGCGGCATGGGTGGGACAGTTTCTTCTGGCGATCGCCATTGTCGTATCGGTGACGCAGGGAAACTGGATGGGGGTGATCATCTTAGCCGGCTTCCTGGGCGCTTCACTTGCTTTTGTAGTCATGGACAACCGACTGCCAACACTGTTTGATTTTCTTTTTGTTATCGCAGCGCTACTCAATGCAGGGGGATGGGTTTGGGGTTTATTTTACCAGCCGGGGCCTTATGACGAAATTACCCATGCCTTTACAACGTTTTCCATCACCTTAGCGCTGAGTTTTTTGGTTTACAATCCGATGCTTACCGTTTTCCGCAACCACCGGCTTCTCTACCTCCTAACGATCACCAGCTTCGGAATTGCTATCGGTGCGATTTGGGAAATATTTGAGTGGGTAACAGCATTAATTAATAGCATTGATGACACAATCGGGGACTTGATCATGGACACCCTTGGGGCTGGGGTGGCGGCACTTGTAAGCCTCTGGGCGTTGCAAGTGCAAATTCGTCCGCAAGAAGCAACCGATGCGGAACAACAGGCAGAAGCGGGCCGGCGCTAAAGTGGAAGCTTGCTTATCATCTACCTGTAGGAATATCTTGTGTAAATTCATTAAAAAAATTTCTATCGCCTATAGAAATTTATTAACAACTTTTGACAGGTGAACTCTTGCAGGCAGTGATTGAAAATAGAAACATCCAAACTCAATTTTCTTCAAGGATGTTAAGCAATGTTTTTGAAAACAAATTTCAAAAAAATTACCCTACTCAGTCTCTT
Above is a genomic segment from Microcoleus sp. FACHB-68 containing:
- the bla gene encoding class A beta-lactamase, subclass A2; this translates as MILVIKKTWLYTFCLFLLTIGCTSINSSNREDTPNNQTSAPSGIATSNADRRNELRERIEQISHAAQGRVGVTATVLETGESVTLNGNQQFPMQSVYKFPIAMAVLAQVDQGKLKLDQKIRIENSDVVQGSRILDEKSQGMEFSLAELLKYTVSESDNTASDVLLRLIGEPRIVTQYLRDLGVNDIVVANTEKELGQDTTVQYRNYATPDAAVVLLRAFHEGKGLSKSSQALLLQLMTETTTGSKRIKGLLPDGTVVAHKTGTSATVNGVTAATNDVGLVTLPNGRHLAIAVFVSDSKANDAIREEVIAKVAKAAWDEWSK
- a CDS encoding pentapeptide repeat-containing protein, whose amino-acid sequence is MANLEHLAQLEKGAVRWIEWKTKNPDLEPDLSEANLSNANLRGANLRGVNLRGADLCKTKLIAADLCHANLTSANLYEAELIDAYLIEANLSIASLIKANLTRSDLTNANLVGADLTGANLSSADLTHANLIATNLREANLSSADLSDAQLNRTNLSSAKLIAANLSHANLSNANLHEAELINAHLYKADLQKANLIEAHLSSAYLFGANLSLADLYKADFRWANLSKANLAGADLRGANLRGANLSKANLAGADLRGANLRGANLSKANIEEANLIEANLEQANLSNTKLHRTVMPDGAIHP